A region of Ornithodoros turicata isolate Travis chromosome 5, ASM3712646v1, whole genome shotgun sequence DNA encodes the following proteins:
- the LOC135395257 gene encoding very long chain fatty acid elongase 7-like, translating into MLNPFQAGDAMRKRGDPRTRDMYPVMTNPVFVFSLITLYLFFVKIAGPRLMSSRKPFQLKTLIRIYNIANVVLNVTFLWTFLKHTYLPGGKYSLFCQGISEDYDPSEVQVYKRFSWYLLVRYADYLDTVFFVMRKKYNQVSHLHVIHHTLVVFNAWFWFLYAPEGQPALGLCMNAFVHVVMYSYYFLSTFGPEVRKYLWWKKYLTTMQISHFVIFLAHMCIPFFVDCGFPKHLIPFAQLQVLLVLGLFVNFYYHTYARGNGVTAPTGNIARCCPTEHEKHL; encoded by the coding sequence ATGCTGAACCCATTTCAAGCCGGGGATGCCATGCGCAAGAGGGGAGATCCACGCACGAGGGATATGTACCCAGTCATGACGAACCCGGTGTTTGTGTTCTCCCTCATCACCCTCTACCTGTTCTTTGTCAAGATAGCTGGACCGCGACTGATGAGCTCGAGAAAACCGTTTCAGCTGAAGACCCTCATTAGGATTTACAACATTGCGAACGTTGTTCTTAACGTGACATTCTTATGGACGTTTTTGAAGCACACGTACCTTCCAGGAGGAAAATACAGTCTCTTTTGTCAAGGGATTTCCGAAGACTATGACCCCTCAGAAGTTCAGGTATACAAGCGATTCAGCTGGTACTTGCTGGTAAGGTACGCCGACTACCTCGACACCGTGTTCTTTGTGATGAGGAAGAAGTACAATCAAGTCAGCCACCTCCACGTCATACATCATACCCTCGTTGTATTTAATGCCTGGTTTTGGTTCTTGTACGCGCCAGAAGGGCAGCCTGCACTGGGCCTTTGCATGAATGCCTTCGTTCATGTCGTTATGTATTCGTATTACTTCTTGTCCACGTTCGGTCCCGAGGTGAGGAAGTACCTCTGGTGGAAGAAATACCTGACTACCATGCAGATATCACACTTCGTCATATTTCTCGCGCACATGTGCATTCCGTTCTTCGTTGACTGTGGGTTTCCCAAACACCTCATTCCTTTCGCGCAGCTGCAAGTACTCCTGGTGCTGGGATTATTTGTGAACTTTTACTACCACACTTACGCCAGAGGCAATGGGGTCACTGCTCCAACGGGAAACATTGCCCGTTGTTGTCCGACGGAACACGAGAAGCACCTATGA
- the LOC135395143 gene encoding very long chain fatty acid elongase 4-like: protein MPNLVDLIQAGEDIRKTGDPRTRDTFPVMMNPVFVFFYITLYLYFVKIAGPRLMMERKPFQIKTLIRVYNLANVLINLRFMWVLLKYTYLPGGRYSLFCQGISVSHDAVETEFFGQFSWYFLIRFVEALDTVFFILRKKFNQVSRLHVIHHTLVAFNAWFWFLFAPEGQHLFGVCMNMFVHIVMSSYYFLSTFGPEVTKYLWWKKYLTLMQISHFLIFIAHICIPLFVDCGFPRRLVPFAVAQVFLVLGLFSNFYYHNYIKRSDKIRNGAAAHVVNGCGLERNNHVKKDN from the coding sequence ATGCCGAACCTCGTCGACCTCATCCAAGCCGGGGAGGACATCCGCAAGACAGGCGATCCACGTACTAGGGACACGTTCCCCGTCATGATGAACCCAGTCTTCGTATTCTTCTACATCACCCTGTACCTGTACTTCGTCAAGATAGCTGGACCGCGCCTCATGATGGAGAGAAAACCGTTTCAGATCAAGACCCTTATCAGGGTGTATAACCTCGCAAACGTTTTAATCAACCTGAGGTTTATGTGGGTATTGCTGAAGTACACGTACCTTCCGGGCGGAAGGTACAGCCTGTTCTGTCAGGGTATCTCCGTGAGCCACGACGCGGTAGAAACGGAATTCTTCGGACAATTCAGCTGGTACTTCCTGATACGATTCGTTGAGGCCCTGGATACCGTCTTCTTCATCCTGAGGAAGAAGTTCAACCAAGTCAGCCGGCTTCACGTTATCCATCATACGCTCGTCGCGTTTAACGCGTGGTTCTGGTTCCTGTTCGCGCCGGAAGGACAGCATCTATTCGGTGTATGCATGAACATGTTTGTTCATATCGTCATGTCTTCGTATTACTTCTTGTCAACGTTCGGTCCCGAAGTGACGAAGTATCTTTGGTGGAAGAAATATCTGACGCTGATGCAGATTTCGCATTTTCTCATCTTCATCGCGCATATTTGTATTCCGCTTTTCGTCGACTGCGGTTTTCCGAGACGCCTCGTTCCTTTCGCGGTGGCGCAAGTATTTCTCGTCTTGGGATTATTCAGCAATTTTTACTATCACAACTACATCAAGCGGAGTGACAAGATAAGAAACGGTGCAGCGGCGCACGTCGTCAATGGTTGTGGTTTAGAACGCAATAATCATGTAAAAAAGGATAATTAA
- the LOC135395259 gene encoding very long chain fatty acid elongase 7-like — METLLPKTVQDAWKFLMDKRDPRTINMLFVGDIRFIVVVLGLYLYVVLSAGPRFMRDRQPYSLKPAIMAYNFTMVLLNAFFMVKFFEHSYWKGGYSFFCQGMTHSTDEHSLAILDYSWWYLFVRIGDFLDTFFFLLRKKFSHISALHVSHHGLVVWSGWLWMTFGGDGQVLLGLCVNSCMHVIMYSYYFLAALGPAVQKYLWWKKYLTTLQITQFVVLLCHILIPVFYDCGYPRILIVMAFAQGTLGLVLFINFYIHEYMKRRVLKNPVRMIDNMCTMQATTGKQHTERPKKA; from the coding sequence ATGGAGACCCTTCTTCCGAAGACTGTGCAGGATGCGTGGAAATTCTTAATGGACAAGCGTGATCCCCGAACGATAAACATGTTGTTCGTCGGGGACATCCGCTTCATCGTTGTCGTCCTGGGATTGTACCTCTACGTCGTGCTGTCGGCGGGCCCTCGTTTCATGAGGGATCGCCAACCATACAGCCTGAAGCCGGCCATTATGGCCTACAACTTTACAATGGTCCTCCTCAACGCGTTCTTCATGGTGAAGTTCTTCGAGCATTCCTACTGGAAAGGCGGGTACAGCTTCTTCTGTCAAGGTATGACACACTCGACAGATGAACACTCCTTGGCGATCCTCGATTACTCCTGGTGGTATCTATTTGTGAGGATTGGCGATTTTCTGGATACGTTCTTCTTCCTTCTGCGTAAGAAGTTCTCTCACATCTCTGCCCTGCATGTCTCCCACCATGGACTCGTTGTCTGGAGTGGATGGCTGTGGATGACATTCGGTGGCGATGGCCAAGTCCTTCTAGGACTCTGCGTCAACTCTTGCATGCACGTTATCATGTACTCTTACTACTTCTTGGCTGCTCTCGGACCAGCTGTACAGAAGTACCTCTGGTGGAAGAAGTACCTCACAACGCTCCAGATCACGCAGTTCGTAGTCTTGTTGTGCCACATCCTGATCCCAGTGTTCTACGACTGCGGTTACCCCCGTATCCTGATTGTTATGGCGTTCGCTCAAGGCACTCTCGGCCTTGTGCTCTTCATCAACTTCTACATCCACGAATACATGAAGAGGAGAGTACTAAAGAACCCAGTCCGTATGATTGACAACATGTGCACGATGCAAGCCACCACCGGTAAGCAGCACACGGAACGACCGAAGAAGGCGTAA